The genome window GACTTATGTTCCTCCTGAGCTTTCGAGAGTCTGTAGGAAAAAAAATTACCATGTCAgttttaacttcaaaaccaacATTCCCTTCTGGCAGCAACTGAAGCACCCATTATTAAAACCCCTCGGCCTCAAGATCGAGCAGAATACTTGACATTATGCCTGGATTGATTAAACTgacaaaaaaagtcatttttattGACCCAAACTCTGCTCAATCAATGATGTAATGTTGCTGCTACCTTTTTCTCTCTGCTCAATAACAATGACAAGAACAAACAATTATACCTGTTAGTGTCACATGTCTGTACAATTTCCTTTAAAATCAGAGCCATGAAAATAATGGGGTTGACAGTagttcatttcaaaatcaaatagtGCACAGAGAAGGACAATAAAACTTACTGGTGCTGCAAAGTTGATAATGAATCTTCTGCTTTCTGTAATACATCCAGATCTGACATCATTTTCTTCAGATGGGACTGAGCATTTTTGTGTTGGATGTATGCAAACCAGCACCCTGCCATCGCGACAAAGAGTGAGGTCACTAGAATCAGATCCTTCATGTAACTGTGTGGCTCTATAAAAGGGACAAAAATAAGTCACACAGTGTCACGTCCGAATTACAAGTGCCTGAGAAAGGGTGATCAAACACAGATATGGTGGGAGAAAAAATCCTGCACACAGTTCATACCATTGAAGATAAATTGAATAATAAGAGTGAAAAAAATCTTGAGCATTCCCGAACGCGATGAAAATGTTATTCTTTTATCACTATCAGCATCGTGGCCTGAACCCCAGAGTGAATTATCTAACCAACTATGATATAATAATGTGATAgcatagatgtacatgtaccccaaaacgtacaccaccacattagCACATTTCTGGCCTCCAAGGTGACAGCACCCCCATCAAGCTGACCATCTGGTTTTCACAACTTGAAGTCATTCAAACTCTCATACATTATGGTTAAGAAAGGTGACCCCTGGAGTTCCAGTACTTACTTTTTGGGGGACCAAATAAAACAACATCCATGGCTTTAAGTGTGAGTTTTTGTTTATGGACGGGATTTCTGATGCCAAGAACTGTAGTCATGTAGCTGTTAGTGTTTACTGCAATTCtggaaaagatgaaaagattTTACAATAAACACCACAACAATTTAAACTAGAGCCAGTCTAATTTCTTCTGTGTCCTCAGTTGCTTGCAATAACAGAGGGTTTTTCACTTGATGACAACAGATAGACATTATTTTAAACACACACCCAACCGATGTATGCATGATTTGAAACCGTAATTTCAAGCAGTTGTACGAACTGAACAGCAATCTATCACAATTAAAGtcgttattatcattatcatttggcCTTGAGTAACAACTGAATATACAGTACACACATgtcagtgttctcgccaggatttCAATCAAATGGGGCACAGCTGGCCGGAGGCCAGCTCCTATATGCGCCTGTGGCCCATTTTTGGTGGGGGGGTCCGGGGGCCCTCCCCCGGcaaaaattttgaaacctagatgctctgaggtgcaatttcaggcctaattctgatgatataaaacgacattgcagcgttagtatcgtaggcaaaacattttgcttcacGGCAATTTGCGGCGTCACGTCGGTCGGCGGGAGGGACGCATGGCGGGGTATCcacgtaaatactagtattcaaaccgtTACATGCGCAGGGCTGTTTACTTGTACGTTTCAACCGTATTTTGTACGTTTTCCGATGTTTGTGCACCGCTGTACGGTCGGGTACACTATATTATACGGAgagataaaaagttgtgtttgtacgggcactcaacataaaataaccacctgaagacagtttatacgataaaaaagtgaagttgtacgaataaaaaattcactggttccaaaaaaagtttttgatcccCCTTGGCCTTGCCCTCCCCGCTTGCTCCCCGGACCCTGACATCGTCAAAGCACATGGTAGGCCtattttgtaaccagatagCGGCGCCAAATATAGATGCGCAGTAGCCAACTGCGCATCCCGCAGCCCGCGGATGCGCAGTAACCAACTGCGCAAGCCCTGTGcttcttcatgatgacatgatgatgatcgacgcttctatacatgtacaaggtttACTTTATAAAAAATTTGTAGAGGCCTTCTTCTCGTTTGATCCCGTTGTACCCTGtttatcaattgaaagagactgctgattttacgccgacagctattatcatccacctgcggcacacctgcaagcacTCTTTTGACATAATTGAAAACAACCGCCCCGCTCTGCCGCTAGCCGATCgtacaggtgcgcttttgtccactcccttgacctcgaagccaaggctacgggtgattgttattggccgaccgtcatctgccggaacacgtggatagtaatggtagtaggccctactgctgtaccgggtaattgagatggctggcagtcgtgttgcggtgggataatgatcgttgagtgacggcggaatgttATTTGCGATATTtacggctgtgtttgtgtaactattggctGGGATTTAAGCATGGCGGGGGTAAATTTAAAGAGggcggctgcaaatttaacagggcgggctaattttagacggggcgcattttcactgctcaaatttaaaCGGGGCGCCAGCGCCccgtttaaatggcctggcgagaacactgcaTGTTTAGACCACTAACCAGGAACTTTAGAACATAAAGATACATGTCCTACAGTGCAAGGTATTAATGTCGGTAGAAAATAAAGGGTCAACACAACCATAACAGGCTAAATATTAGTTTAATATCAAATGGGGGCAGTGTCACTTTCAGCAGAActaagaagtacatgtagtgcaatTATACATGTAACTCTTTTAGTTTTAAATCTTCAATTGACATATTCAAGGCCAGGCACTTTTTAGAGAAACTTTGGAGTGGTTGTTGGGAGAAAACCCAGTAGTTCAtgcaaaaatgtacatgcacacaaAATAGGAAATGAACGGGTCTTTATCAATGGGGACACAAAACCAGAATATGGGTCTTCATCTACCCTGGAATGTTAAGAACTGCAAATCTGAAATATGAATTCAGAAGAAATGTTTGTATTTATCGGTTTGCATGGGACTtgattaattttgttcacaattTATCATGTTTCGTACGCATCTACCAATTGAAATTCTTTTCACTAGATTATGGTTTATTTTTCCAAGTTAAATGAACCTGAACCCAACCAGTGCTCATTCAGTATTCCTGTCCGTGATTGAGTAGTGAATGTATGATTCACGCAGACACACATGCCGTGTTCGTATTTTGATAACATCCCTTTGAAGGTTTCTTGAAGCAAATCTATTTTTAAACCTctcaaattgtttttgaattgATCACCAATATCTCACCTTGGTAATGCTGCACCATCAACATTATTCTGTTTGAAAGCCTCAGCATACTGTGCGAGTTCAACGTGGACTAACAGCCAATCCAACGCGTCATCCGTCGTCCAGTTGTGAACTGAAACAAGACAGAGATTAACTTAAGACATCTTCTTGGGAAGCAATTCTCAGTTACCACTGGGCATGGCCTCTATGTCGATGACTCGTCCGGATCATGAAGATTGAAATTAGGTCCTTAAGAAAGTATCTACACTAAGGCTTGAAATTGGATTTTTTGTTTGAGttgcaatttcaaagatttggtAGAAAATTTTGTGGAAACACAATACGTTATCGTAATCCCACAACTTACCTTCAGACTTTTTCCAGAACTTCCAGAGTTCATCGCTTGTGACATGTGTATCGTCTCCATGGAATGTTGTATGACGAGATCCATCGGTGTATTGGAGCTCTTCCCTTAGAAACTGAAAAAGATATAAAAATGCCATGGAACACATTTTTACCAAACGAGAATCCGAAAAGTGACCAGCACAGATTGgatttttcttcctttttacAGGTGGGACCAATCAGGTTAACTGGTATAAAAATTGCCCTGTCCTTGGCAAAGGAGTCATGTCTACTGACGACTGTGCACCAAAATTTGATGGACAACCAAGGAATGAAATCAGCAGATAGATAGATCTGCTGGTTTATTCAATCCTTTTGGTTTGGATGCAGTAAAACGCAACCATACTTCGTAAAGCTGCATGATactatgtacattgtaatgttaTGATACATTGGAAAATGGAAGGACTTTCTCAttatgatgtaggcctatgtgttaGGACCAATTTAATATCAACTTTTCATGGGTAATTTACATCAATATTGCAATGTGATCCAGATCACCCACTGACCGACATCCACCCCTAAAAATTCTAGGCCTAaccacaaaaatcaatatttaatcATCACAAAGCACTTTATGATGTTGactataatgataatgacaaatGATCTATTGCTAATACATTGGACAATGTCTGAAGATGATTTGAAAAAGTAGGGAACCAAATGTATTGATAAGTGATTTATCTAGGAAGTGCCCTAAGAACCCGGCAAAACACTGTACAATCATCTAACATCCGACACAAATCCATTATTCCAGAGAGAATTCTAGCAATACAATCCATCTGCATTTGCTGGCAATCTACAATCAGACAAtaaaatttgacatttgacCTTTCGAGAAGTCGTAGACATAGATTCAATCTTTATTAATCCCTATTACTGCGCCGCTGGCGATGGAACAATTTCATTACGCTTGGGTCCAGGTTAAAACAAATTGCTTTCAGAAGTAAAATTCACATCTTCTACATGCAACATTCATTAGTCTTTTACAAAATGCAAGAGTCAGCTACCAGTACAAGATGCAAAATAACCTGTTCAGGCCTATGAAATGAATAGTTGCCTATCAAAACACAACTTGTCATGGCAATACAGAGAGGGGTAGGCTACACCAAATCCACTTCTGAGCAAATATAACTACCTGAATTTACTTGCTAAATGATATGCCCTATCAGTATTCAGTACATACTGTAAAGATCAGTAATAATATCTCACCTTGAGCAGTTCTATAACAGTCAAAGTGACAGGTCAAAttcccttgtacatgtatatcaattgatTTCCCAAATTAGACATGGAATTGAACTATAACAGTCAAAGTGACAGGTCAAAttcccttgtacatgtatatcaattgatTTCCCAAATTAGACATGGAATTGAACTATAACAGTCAAAGTGACAGGTCAAAttcccttgtacatgtatatcaattgatTTCACAAATTAGACATGGAATTGAAGGTGTCAATTACTGAGATATGCCCCGGGTCATTCTGAGGTAATTCCATCCGAACCAATTGAGCTGAACAGATTTTTTTAATTGGCTCATTATTAATATTAATCcttggatacatgtatgtgtcacAATGGTTGTCATATCACACAAACAACTTGAAGAGCATTGGTATGTACATCTGAACATCTTGCACATACATACAATCATGTTACTTGTACATTTTTTATATCCAACCTCATGGCTCCTACTGGTAGCCAAGCAGGTGGCCCTGTCTCAGGACTGTCAGGGTAAAACAAATGCAGTCATTCATGGCTTTTTTTTATTACAAATTTGAGTggctgatattttgataatagtAGCATCTGATAAAACAGACCAATTCTTTAAAGGATTGACTCATACACAAGATATATTTTTACCTCATCACTCTCTGATAAATCGATAGCACCACtatgatcatcatcaatctGGCGATGGAGTGCAGTGATTGAATCATACTCGACGCGCTCTTTATCACAGACTTTATCACCAGCAGCACACGGTTCTGAAAGTAGAACAAGAGCAATGATACTTCTCACTATTGAGTAAGATCTGTTTTACCAAATTACTCCACCAAGGATGGAGCTAAATGCTGGTTAGAACTTAGTCATTGTCAACCTTGCAAACGTCTTTATAACACCACACCCAACACTTCATTCAGCCAGAATGCCGATACATCATCAACAGGTACAATCTGATCGATATTGTCCCCGCCAATGCCTCTATGATGACATTATGTCGGAGACGTTTTAATGATAACCAAGACACTTTAGCCTTTATGGTACATTTGTAAATTGGCAATGTTGATGACTACAGATTTATTGTCGATAAATATTCACcatactatagatccatgcacttgattgggaccaacgtttatgaaaacgtcgcgtctcgtcacgtttacagtaatgtaaaatgcatggtgacgtgacgacggccaacactacgtcatgtaaacgttgttcccaatcaagtgcatgaatctatagtactaatactagtacatgtattttgtgacatACATCTTATAATACGAACTGCACTGTTTTCAGTTCCTTACAGGGACTCATATTTCAAACTACCACTTTAAAATGTGTAACATAGTGGTTAATTCGACCTCGTTTATGTCATTACTATGTCCACTTCCACTCCAGAGGCTTTGGTTTCAAATGTCCACCACAATTGGATGTGCAACATGCACATAGTAGATGTAACAGGTGGTGTACATGTTGATCTGGTACAATACACTTGCTGAACCTATAGTCCTTCTATCACACTTTAAAATATCTCAATTTATCACAGTGTGAGAATACATACGTAACATTAACAATGATACTTGGCAGACACACTATGTATGGAGTTTTCAAGCATTATcattttttatcaatatcaaaattgGACTAGGCCACAATGCCTGCATAATCCTTTCTCAAAATATTTACTACCTAGACCAGGTATTAAGTGGCATAAGAAATACATGACGAAAGATTTAAAAGTACTGTGGCAAAACTGAAGTCTTTGATGTATATTGTAAAACCAGACTTTCTTGTGCTCGTTCCTATTTGAAAGACCAAGAGACAGGAAAGAAGTGGAGAGATTCAGGTGTGGACTAATGAAGAACCATAAAGTCAAGTATGTATGAAAGTGGCAAATCTTTCAATATACAATTTCTAAAACAGGTTCAGCAACAGGAGATTCAGAAACTACTCTTTTGTTAAAAATCTGTCCACTGTGTCCATGGTTACAGCTGCTCACTGCTCTTTGACATTTCTTGCATAGCCTACACCTTAGAGATGATTCCTATTGACCTGACTGAGCCACAGTTTATCTATGATTGCGATTCAGCAAATATCAGGTGGAGATGCAATAGGTTATTGATCAAATCTTTGATCGCAAGTCCATCTGCTGAGGAGCGATAGCACAAGGCATTTTATTGGATTAACCCTTTTTCTCATTGATTGGACCGGCGCCCCGACGACTGCGCAGCATTGCTTAACGTTgtgcgatattgtatcgccacggcGTGAGAGGGTCTGCGTTGTATCGCCCACTTTTTAATGGAAATTAAGGTCATGACGTGAATTGTGATACAACGCAGAAGTGGTGATACAATATTGCGCAACGTAACATGTACTGTAGACGAAGCAGTCGAAAACTAACTCACCCGACGTTAGGCCTAGTGCAGAACATAAACTCACACCGTTGACAAACATTGTATTGATTCAACTTACCCTTTAGTTTTTCTCTCGTGCTGCCTTTGGCTTTACCAAGAGGAACGCTGTTCTTATTTCCAACATCAGCACAGGAATAAAGCACAAAAACACAAGCTgtcagaaataaacattgaatgGAGGCCCTTGGCCTTTGCCAGCAGGTCCTGATGAGAGCCCCCATTTCATTCACTGTGTACAGGATTCCTGTGTTATAAATCGGTAAAATCTTTATATCTACATGTGCCTCATCACTACAACTTCATGACTGATGCATGAATTCAGTGATCAGTTCATAATAGGCGGTTCAATCGTCACTTATTCCTTCATCATGTTGATTTCAACATAGATCAGTCTCCTTAACAGCTCTTCTAGCAGTGACTGCCCTCCCCCTGAAAAACCTCAGGTGCAACCAATCATAAATTTACACAGTATCTATGCAAATCCTTAGGTAGGTTAAGAGTAATTTAGTTTTTCATTCCTGCCTGAAATAAATTTGATGAGAAAATTGCAATAATAATTGTCTAAAAAGTATTTCCAGAAAACTTGGGTCTTTTCTGATTGGCCAAAACTGACGGATCATGTGACTTGGCCAAAATGGCAGAAACCAGACCTGGTGAGTTGGCAAGAAATTTCACCAATTTTCTCCCATTTTTTCGCCTAAACCGCTAATAAAACCTTCATGAGTGTCGTATAGGCAGGCAGAAATGTGAGGGTGGGTGGGGCAAAGTAATTCAGTCTAACATCCATCTGTCGTTGGCAGGAAACCATGAGAGGGGCTGGAATGACCCACCTGTAATCTTACACAACCCATCAGCTGAAAACAGGACTCCAAAGAAAAATTTATTGAACAAGCGAGTCGCCTATCCTGCTGGCAGTAGTGGAAGTGGAACTGTGAATCAATCACCTGGTAAATATATCCAATTTCTTTGTGCTGCCTGGCATCCAGAATGTGGGGGCCAAAAGTCAATACATTTTATCAATCAAGTGCTGTACATTTCATTAATCATTTTAGGTTCTGTCTCATGAAATGCGGTAATGTTGATTGTTGCGTCATGAAATCTCAAGATGAACAGCTTGTTGGATCTTTATAGGTTGAAATCATAGCcaatggtttttttcttcttcaggacCAGGACCAGGCTCTAACAATGCTAGTACACCTCCCACTGCTCCTACTCCTGGTACAGTCACATCACCTGGACTGCCTCAGTCATCACCAGCCCCACCAAAACCTGCTGTATTCTCGCCAGCATCCAACAGTACCAGCATTTCCACGCCAAAACTGCCAGCAAACAGCAATATTGGGGATGAAGTAGAAAAGCTGGGAACAGTTTTGGAGAAATTGGAGGAGATTCAAATTCAGTTAAAAGTAAATTACATTGACATATTTGCAAAAGTTACAAAGCTCATCCTTCAATACGCCTTTATCTCCTTTTGTAAACTAATCGGCGGTTATTGACTTGTACACCATACACATCTCTCTTTCACTTCTCATTAATGTTATATTTCAGCCAAGAGTGCAAGCGGATATAAAAAAAAGATTGACCATATTCCAGGAGTTTTGGAAAGATGGGAAAATTTCAAGTCATGTAAAATTAAAGATGATGGCTCTTGCACAAGGTAAATGATCAAACTGCAGTGGTTGTTGCAATAATGCTTCAGAGATTGCTCCAGTATCTCAAAGATTCCTCCTGTAATTCCTAAGTACATTGTAAACAAGCTGAATAGAGAGGGCTGAATGGCTTTCACTAGCTGCCCTCCAAAATATCCCCCctcccacacacacacacacgctgCCACACTGATCTAACTTATTTACATATAcatactatagatccatgcacttgattgggaccaacgtttacgaaaacgtcgcgtcacgtcacgttacagtaatgtaaaatgcatggtgacgtgacgacggccaacactacgtcatgtaaacgttgttcccaatcaagtgcatgaatctatagtgagGATTGATATGTGCCACATGTTTGCAATTTATCAAGATTGTCTTGTTATTTTTCAGCTTTAGAAGCTAGAAACTGTGATGAGGCTCACACCATCCATCTTGGTTTGATGCTGGATTATACTAATGAAGTCGGACAGTGGATGGTTGGAATAAAAAAGCTGATATACGAAACCAGAAGTCTTCCTAAACCTGTGGTTGAACAGGAAACTGTGGGATGTGTTGATGTAAACGGAGATGCTACTAACAATTCAAACTCAGAGTCTGTTAACTCAAAGTCAAATGCTGAATCTTCAATCCAAAATCCTACAACTTTAATCTCAAACCCTGAAACTGCTGTTTCAAAAATGGAGGATGTGACCTTGAACTCTGAGGTTGAAATCTCAAATCTTGAATCTGTTTCCTCTATGACTGAAAATCCGGAGGACAAAATTTCAGCAGATTCGGAAAGATGTTCTGAAAAAGTGGAGAGTGATCTGCCTGAATGTGACCGAGTTTCAAGAAGTACTTCTGAAAGCACAGAATCAGGCATAGGATTTTGATTGAGAGTGGTCTTTTTAACATGCTTTAGCAGTTGGTACATATTGGCAATGCAAGATTCTTTGTTGCTATCAGTGGATATTTCTGTCATGTTATGTAATAATGGTTAaactgcaaatttatttcacgGATTCAAAAAAATGGTGGCATACCTTTATAGCGATATGCAGTATCTTAGATGACAATTTCAAGAATGTTGAAGTGCCTTCTTTGGGCTTGGTTAACTTTGGTTAACTATGCCATCTTGTGGAATGATATTAACTATTGGCCAAGCTTCAATTTATTAACTGGTCTTCAGGTCTGTTCTGTGATATGTTGTATATGCTTTTGAAAATGCGTGGACGTCCTGTTTTCAACTTGAATAAATTTTCATTATCTATataaagcagaagaagaagacctgTTATTTTTGTTCCAAAAGtggaatgctgttttttaagcTGACGGATGGACAACGTTGgaagagtacacatctagataaGACAGAGTAcacatagtgaaggggcatggcacatccaccAAATACTTGGTACACTGGGACTGTACCTTCCCATAACaggctgccacaaccagacctgataatacagcatatgctgtcacaaccagacctgatagacaggagatgctggcacaaccagacctgatgagattgcagatgctgccaaAACTCCTCAGGGCAAGCTTGGCACATTGCATAGTTTTCCTTGAGTGGTTAACCACATAAGGGAAAAAAACCACACAAGAGTCCAATGAAGATGAAAATTACCACCTTAGCTACTGTTGCAAACACGGAAGAACGaccggatggacggatggacaACGTTGgaagagtacacatctagattaAACAGAGTAcacatagtgaaggggcatggcacatccaccaaagacttggtacactgtGACCGTCTTGAGTGAATATGCCACATGATTTCACAATTCCTTGGTGActttttcttttgtctgtctgGATAATGCTTGCGGCTAGTTATTAGACCGTTCTCCTGATCTTTAGTGTCGTTTTTATGACATCGTTGATATTTGTATTCATGAGGCGATGGGACCTGTCATGCCAGGGAGAGGAAAGATACAAGACATTGGTGAGGGGTTGTATGCCAGATGAGGACCGAGGCTGGCCAGAGAAAGTATGTTGTATTCCCAGGACCAGGGTTGGGCCATACACCAGTTAATCTGGAACAGGGATGGCATGCCTGGTCACACACAGGGCTGGCCAAAAGGTGAGGGTCCCCAAAAGACCAGTCAGAGTTTTTCATGGTACGCCAGATCTTTTTTTGACACCAGTACTCTGACTGGGGGTCAAGTTTCTCCGGAGACTTCCACCAGGGTGCAATGGTAGTCATCTCCAGTGAAACAAACCTGAAAGTTCCAATTTACCACAAATGAAAAATACCCGATATTCGTACTTGAGTAAAGCAAGCAATGGTGTGGTGCCGAAAATTAAAGTACGACAATCTGCCTGCAACTTAAACACGTAGGttatacaaaatatgacgcatttttctttcttgacctGCTTTatggcatgtatatgtatttcttatacaaacaaactggtgaattcccaatgcattttttttaaagacgttcttgcaaatgcaatgagacagtagcgcaccatatctcttctccccttcatagctcgccatgttgccagagagtgcaccaagtctttgctggatgtgccatgccccttcactatgcgcaCTCTGTCTgacctagatgtgtactctcccaacgtagtgcaccatatctctacTGGGTGGGCCTTGTCTCCgaccttaggaaaaatgtgaccTGGCCCACACCTGGCTGCCCAAGGTCAATAAGCCACCCTGGGCCAAGCCTGGTCCTGACCTGGCTATATTGATGTATatttggtggcacgttctgcatgagagaaaggactttgggaggattcaccagtcttctaagatgactgtggtcccaagtagtactcaagttgtacttaaagagttgtcaggtagatatcgggtacaaccagtctcgtgagatcagataaccgaCTGGCAGATGATGTTGGTTgctccattgtccgtccttgtgagatgattaccatggtacaaccaaatcagttgtcttgtatcacccatgtagaacgcaagtgtaatgttgtcgtgtacagctaaaggaccctttgaaggttgtg of Lineus longissimus chromosome 9, tnLinLong1.2, whole genome shotgun sequence contains these proteins:
- the LOC135493132 gene encoding stromal interaction molecule 1-like isoform X6, translated to MGALIRTCWQRPRASIQCLFLTACVFVLYSCADVGNKNSVPLGKAKGSTREKLKEPCAAGDKVCDKERVEYDSITALHRQIDDDHSGAIDLSESDEFLREELQYTDGSRHTTFHGDDTHVTSDELWKFWKKSEVHNWTTDDALDWLLVHVELAQYAEAFKQNNVDGAALPRIAVNTNSYMTTVLGIRNPVHKQKLTLKAMDVVLFGPPKKPHSYMKDLILVTSLFVAMAGCWFAYIQHKNAQSHLKKMMSDLDVLQKAEDSLSTLQHQLSKAQEEHKSVREEKLSLEKKMKNEIEETKREAFRLKEQRESTDGEIGRLKLAEEEIDHLRGLLLQAERQLEDNQFLPSSDLQQWLQLTYEIELKHYEQKKVAAEKQLLTAKDGCEKLRKKRNAFLGSLRLAHSNGIDDIDQRILQARAALEEVRYDLQERLHRWRQIEVLCAFPITSNPGLGILEPALRDSCASPPAPSISCAGSQDCLLLCRKNL
- the LOC135493564 gene encoding steroid receptor RNA activator 1-like; protein product: MAETRPGNHERGWNDPPVILHNPSAENRTPKKNLLNKRVAYPAGSSGSGTVNQSPGPGPGSNNASTPPTAPTPGTVTSPGLPQSSPAPPKPAVFSPASNSTSISTPKLPANSNIGDEVEKLGTVLEKLEEIQIQLKPRVQADIKKRLTIFQEFWKDGKISSHVKLKMMALAQALEARNCDEAHTIHLGLMLDYTNEVGQWMVGIKKLIYETRSLPKPVVEQETVGCVDVNGDATNNSNSESVNSKSNAESSIQNPTTLISNPETAVSKMEDVTLNSEVEISNLESVSSMTENPEDKISADSERCSEKVESDLPECDRVSRSTSESTESGIGF